The following coding sequences are from one Streptomyces sp. NBC_01485 window:
- a CDS encoding alpha/beta fold hydrolase: MSHTVSFTVPSPSGPLPVTVSYARVGAGEPLLLLHGIGHHRQAWDPVLDILAAERDVIAVDLPGFGVSPALPDGLAYDLPTTAGVFGAFCEALELDRPHVAGNSLGGLLALELGREKLVRSVTALSPAGFWSEAERRYAFGVLMTMRQVSRRLPLPLVERMASTAAGRTALTSTIYARPSRRSPEAVVAETLALAQATGFDQTLRAGTTIRFTDDLPGIPVTVGWGTRDWLLVRRQGVRAKQTIPAARLVRLPGCGHCPMNDDPALVARVILDGSR, from the coding sequence ATGTCCCACACCGTCTCCTTCACGGTCCCCTCCCCCAGTGGCCCGCTGCCCGTCACCGTCTCCTACGCGCGCGTGGGGGCGGGCGAGCCGCTGCTCCTGCTGCACGGCATCGGTCACCACCGGCAGGCCTGGGACCCGGTGCTGGACATCCTGGCCGCCGAGCGCGACGTGATCGCCGTGGACCTGCCCGGCTTCGGCGTCTCCCCGGCCCTGCCGGACGGGCTCGCCTACGACCTACCCACGACGGCCGGCGTGTTCGGCGCCTTCTGCGAGGCGCTGGAGCTGGACCGCCCGCACGTGGCCGGCAACTCCCTCGGCGGTCTGCTCGCCCTGGAACTCGGCCGGGAGAAGCTCGTGCGGTCCGTCACCGCGCTGTCCCCGGCCGGGTTCTGGTCGGAGGCCGAACGGCGCTACGCGTTCGGCGTCCTGATGACGATGCGGCAGGTCTCCCGCCGGCTGCCGCTGCCTCTCGTCGAGCGGATGGCGAGCACGGCGGCCGGCCGTACGGCCCTCACCAGCACCATCTACGCCCGCCCGAGCCGCCGTTCACCCGAGGCCGTGGTCGCCGAGACGCTGGCCCTGGCCCAGGCCACCGGGTTCGACCAGACCCTGCGGGCCGGCACCACCATCCGGTTCACCGACGACCTCCCCGGAATCCCGGTCACGGTCGGCTGGGGCACCCGCGACTGGCTCCTCGTGCGCCGCCAGGGCGTCCGCGCCAAGCAGACCATCCCGGCCGCGCGCCTGGTACGGCTGCCCGGCTGCGGTCACTGCCCGATGAACGACGACCCGGCGCTCGTCGCCCGGGTGATCCTCGACGGCAGCCGCTGA
- a CDS encoding NADPH-dependent F420 reductase, whose product MRYAVLGTGEVGRTLGGKLVELGHTVVLGSRTKDNPAALEWARGAGSGASAGTFAEAAGAAEVVVNAVAGRASLAALEAAGASRLDGKVVLDVSNPLAFEDGEARLSPVESDSVGEQIQRVFPHARVVKSLNTVNCQVMVDPARVPGEHQVFVCGEDAAAKQQVTALLGEFGWPADRVLDLGGIRAARSVEMWLPLWLDVMRGFGHADFNLELRRAR is encoded by the coding sequence GTGCGGTACGCGGTGCTGGGTACGGGCGAGGTCGGTCGCACACTGGGCGGAAAGCTGGTGGAGCTGGGGCACACGGTGGTCCTGGGTTCGCGCACGAAGGACAATCCGGCGGCTCTGGAATGGGCGCGGGGAGCCGGTTCGGGGGCGAGCGCCGGTACGTTCGCGGAGGCGGCCGGGGCCGCCGAGGTGGTCGTGAACGCGGTGGCCGGGCGGGCGTCGCTGGCCGCGCTGGAGGCCGCCGGGGCGTCCCGCCTCGACGGGAAGGTCGTGCTGGACGTCTCCAACCCGCTGGCGTTCGAGGACGGGGAGGCGCGGCTGTCGCCCGTGGAGTCGGACAGCGTGGGCGAGCAGATCCAGCGGGTGTTTCCGCACGCGCGCGTGGTGAAGTCCCTCAACACCGTCAACTGCCAGGTGATGGTGGATCCCGCGCGCGTGCCGGGCGAGCACCAGGTCTTCGTGTGCGGGGAGGACGCGGCCGCCAAGCAACAGGTCACGGCGCTGCTCGGGGAGTTCGGCTGGCCGGCGGACCGGGTGCTCGACCTGGGCGGCATCCGGGCGGCGCGGAGCGTGGAGATGTGGCTGCCGCTGTGGCTGGACGTCATGCGCGGCTTCGGCCACGCGGACTTCAACCTGGAGCTGCGCAGGGCACGCTGA
- a CDS encoding trans-sulfuration enzyme family protein: MDSTAASTHAYDDVRTSGAPRALATEAVHAGREDLARQGLHAPPIDLSTTYPSYDSRAEAARIDAFAATGAEPDGPPVYGRLGNPTVARFETALARLEGTESAVAFASGMAALSAVLLARASIGLRHVVAVRPLYGCSDHLLTAGLLGSEVTWTDPAGIADALRPDTGLVMVESPANPTLAEVDLRAVAHACGSVPLLADNTFATPVLQRPVEQGARLVLHSATKYLGGHGDVLGGVVACDEEFAGRLRQIRFATGGVLHPLAGYLLLRGLSTLPVRVRAASATAAELARRLAADPRVARVHYPRIGGAMIAFEVDGDPHEVIAGVRLITPAVSLGSVDTLIQHPASISHRIVDERERRGAGVSDRLLRLSVGLEDVEDLWGDLAGALGASGASGTLGESGAMEASVTV; this comes from the coding sequence ATGGACTCAACCGCTGCGAGCACGCACGCGTACGACGATGTACGTACCTCTGGAGCGCCCCGCGCACTGGCCACCGAGGCCGTGCACGCCGGACGGGAGGACCTGGCCCGGCAGGGCCTGCACGCCCCGCCGATCGACCTGTCGACCACCTACCCCTCGTACGACAGCCGCGCCGAGGCCGCCCGCATCGACGCGTTCGCCGCGACCGGCGCTGAGCCGGACGGCCCGCCCGTCTACGGCCGGCTGGGCAACCCGACGGTCGCCCGATTCGAGACGGCCCTCGCCCGTCTGGAGGGCACCGAGAGCGCCGTCGCCTTCGCCAGCGGCATGGCGGCGCTGAGCGCGGTGCTGCTCGCGCGCGCCTCGATCGGGCTGCGGCACGTCGTCGCCGTACGCCCCCTCTACGGCTGCAGCGACCATCTCCTCACGGCCGGGCTGCTCGGCTCGGAGGTCACCTGGACCGACCCCGCCGGCATCGCCGACGCGCTGCGCCCCGACACCGGGCTGGTGATGGTCGAGTCGCCGGCCAATCCGACCCTCGCCGAGGTCGACCTGCGGGCCGTCGCCCACGCCTGCGGCTCGGTCCCGCTGCTCGCCGACAACACCTTCGCCACGCCCGTGCTCCAACGCCCCGTCGAGCAGGGCGCGCGGCTCGTCCTGCACAGCGCCACCAAGTACCTGGGCGGGCACGGGGACGTGCTGGGGGGCGTGGTCGCCTGCGACGAGGAGTTCGCCGGGCGGCTGCGGCAGATACGGTTCGCCACCGGCGGCGTACTGCATCCGCTGGCCGGATATCTGCTGCTGCGCGGCCTGTCGACGCTTCCGGTACGGGTGCGGGCCGCCTCGGCGACCGCCGCCGAACTGGCCCGGCGGCTGGCCGCCGACCCGCGCGTCGCCCGCGTCCACTATCCGCGCATCGGCGGCGCGATGATCGCCTTCGAGGTGGACGGCGACCCGCACGAGGTGATCGCGGGCGTCCGTCTGATCACCCCGGCGGTGAGCCTCGGCAGCGTCGACACGCTCATCCAGCACCCGGCGTCCATCAGCCACCGCATCGTCGACGAGCGGGAGCGCAGGGGCGCGGGCGTGAGCGACCGGCTGCTGCGACTGTCGGTCGGGCTGGAGGACGTCGAGGATCTGTGGGGGGATCTGGCGGGGGCGTTGGGGGCGTCGGGGGCGTCGGGAACGTTGGGGGAGTCGGGGGCGATGGAGGCGTCCGTCACCGTGTGA
- a CDS encoding response regulator transcription factor, whose product MPVTVLLVDDEPLVRAGLRAVLEAQPDIEVVGEAADGAAVIPLVRRLRPDVVAMDVRMPLMDGIEATRAVLRTVDAPPKILVVTTFENDEYVYEALRAGADGFLLKRARPAEIVHAVRLVAEGESLLFPASVRRLAAEYGEGGGNRAARDTMERARLTEREAEVLRLVARGLSNAEIAARLVVGTETVKSHVSAVLAKLGARDRTQAVITAYESGFVAPG is encoded by the coding sequence ATGCCGGTCACCGTTCTTCTCGTCGATGACGAACCCCTCGTCCGCGCGGGTCTGCGGGCCGTGTTGGAGGCGCAGCCCGACATCGAGGTCGTCGGGGAGGCGGCGGACGGGGCGGCGGTGATCCCGCTGGTGCGGCGGCTGCGGCCGGACGTGGTCGCCATGGACGTCCGTATGCCGCTGATGGACGGCATCGAGGCCACGCGCGCGGTGCTGCGGACGGTGGACGCGCCGCCGAAGATCCTGGTCGTGACGACCTTCGAGAACGACGAGTACGTGTACGAGGCGCTGCGCGCGGGCGCGGACGGGTTCCTCCTGAAGCGGGCCCGGCCCGCCGAGATCGTGCACGCGGTGCGGCTGGTCGCCGAGGGCGAGTCGCTGCTGTTCCCGGCGTCGGTGCGGCGGCTGGCCGCCGAGTACGGCGAAGGGGGCGGCAACCGGGCGGCCCGGGACACCATGGAGCGGGCCCGGCTGACCGAGCGGGAGGCCGAGGTGCTGCGGCTGGTGGCGCGCGGGCTGTCGAACGCGGAGATCGCCGCGCGGCTCGTCGTCGGCACGGAGACGGTCAAGTCCCATGTCAGCGCAGTCCTGGCCAAGCTCGGGGCGCGGGACCGGACCCAGGCGGTGATCACGGCGTACGAGTCGGGGTTCGTCGCGCCGGGTTGA
- a CDS encoding alkaline phosphatase D family protein: MSHRPLPGRRGVLRGSLAASAALALPAAAGAAPAFALSGRPRAGWGVQAGDVTSDSGLVWVRSDRPARMVVETAATESFRGARRWHGPLLGAGTDFTGTTRLHGLPAGEQIHYRVLLADPDDPRRAGEPVTGTFRTVPLGRRRGVRFLWSGDLAGQGWGINPDLGGYRIYNAMAKLDPDFFLCSGDNIYADGPITATQALPDGSLYRNVTTEEKAKVAETLAEFRGNFRYNLLDQNLRRFNARVPSIIQWDDHEVRNNWYPGEVIADSDARYTEKSVDVLAGRARRAFSEYFPISSLRPGAREGRVHRVVRHGPLLDVFVLDMRTYRNANSPDDQTVDPQGILGTEQLEWLKRELSRSRAVWKVIAADMPLGLVVPDATEGKPNIEAVAQGDPGAPLGRELQIAELLRYVKHRRITGTVWLTADVHHTSAQHYQPSRAAFTDFEPFWEFVSGPLNAGAFPASALDGTFGPERVFVKAPTASNVSPAEGYQFFGEVDIDGDSGELTVRLREQDGTVLFTQVLQPGRVGQ; the protein is encoded by the coding sequence ATGTCACACCGTCCCCTTCCCGGGCGCCGCGGCGTCCTACGCGGCTCGCTCGCCGCGTCCGCGGCCCTGGCCCTGCCCGCCGCGGCCGGCGCGGCGCCCGCCTTCGCGCTGTCCGGGCGGCCCCGGGCGGGGTGGGGTGTGCAGGCCGGGGACGTGACCTCCGACTCCGGGCTGGTGTGGGTGCGGTCCGACCGGCCTGCGCGGATGGTCGTCGAGACCGCGGCGACGGAGTCGTTCCGGGGCGCCCGCCGTTGGCACGGTCCGCTGCTCGGCGCCGGTACGGACTTCACCGGCACGACCCGGCTGCACGGGCTGCCCGCCGGTGAGCAGATCCACTACCGCGTGCTGCTCGCCGACCCGGACGACCCGCGCCGCGCCGGCGAGCCGGTGACCGGCACCTTCCGCACCGTGCCCCTCGGGCGTCGGCGCGGGGTGCGTTTCCTGTGGTCCGGGGACCTCGCGGGCCAGGGCTGGGGCATCAACCCGGACCTCGGCGGCTACCGCATCTACAACGCGATGGCGAAGCTCGACCCCGACTTCTTCCTGTGCAGCGGCGACAACATCTACGCCGACGGACCGATCACGGCGACGCAGGCGCTGCCCGACGGCAGCCTCTACCGGAACGTCACCACCGAGGAGAAGGCGAAGGTCGCCGAGACCCTCGCCGAGTTCCGCGGCAACTTCCGCTACAACCTGCTGGATCAGAACCTGCGCCGGTTCAACGCGCGGGTGCCGTCGATCATCCAGTGGGACGACCACGAGGTCCGTAACAACTGGTACCCGGGCGAGGTGATCGCCGACTCCGACGCCCGTTACACGGAGAAGAGCGTCGACGTGCTCGCGGGGCGCGCCCGACGGGCGTTCAGCGAGTACTTCCCGATCTCCAGCCTGCGGCCTGGCGCCAGGGAGGGCCGCGTCCACCGGGTCGTACGCCACGGGCCGCTGCTCGACGTGTTCGTCCTGGACATGCGGACGTACCGCAACGCCAACTCGCCCGACGACCAGACCGTGGACCCGCAGGGCATCCTCGGCACCGAGCAACTGGAGTGGCTCAAGCGGGAGTTGTCGCGCTCACGTGCGGTGTGGAAGGTGATCGCCGCCGACATGCCGCTCGGGCTCGTCGTACCGGACGCCACCGAGGGGAAGCCGAACATCGAGGCCGTGGCGCAGGGCGACCCGGGCGCGCCGCTCGGCCGTGAGCTGCAGATCGCCGAGCTGCTGCGGTACGTCAAGCACCGGCGGATCACCGGCACGGTGTGGCTGACGGCCGACGTGCACCACACCTCGGCGCAGCACTACCAGCCGTCGCGGGCCGCGTTCACCGACTTCGAACCGTTCTGGGAGTTCGTCTCCGGTCCGCTCAACGCGGGCGCCTTCCCGGCCAGCGCGCTGGACGGCACGTTCGGTCCGGAGCGGGTGTTCGTGAAGGCGCCGACGGCCTCGAACGTGTCGCCGGCCGAGGGCTACCAGTTCTTCGGCGAGGTCGATATCGACGGCGACAGCGGCGAGTTGACGGTCCGTCTGCGCGAGCAGGACGGCACCGTGCTGTTCACGCAGGTGCTGCAGCCGGGACGGGTCGGGCAGTAG
- a CDS encoding sensor histidine kinase encodes MGRFLRPLLRGTTYTRLLHLWVPMLVVSVWMFIDPSRPWVPALVLVPLGLLPAVRTGEGVQARLLLLPGDRDPGLSVAPSATWRDRLRTVLWLEARMALGAVALFACVWLPSLVYDLAVGAGGQASDDLPLPGDPVPGWWLALLIPVPLLVLYGVVVGLGELVTAVARGLLGPSAAERLAALEERTEQLLERNRIARELHDSIGHALTVAVVQAGAARAAGDADFTDRALAAIEDSGRSALTDLERVLGVLRESGRPVSERPTLTEAGRLLESARASGAEVDAELTGPLETVPGPVSREGYRILQEALTNVLRHAGAVPVRVRVGVTDDLLHLEVRNPLTARIPGPSSVRGRGSGLRGIRERAALLGGRASTGPDEGDWQVRAELPLR; translated from the coding sequence ATGGGCCGCTTCCTGCGCCCGCTGTTGCGGGGGACGACGTACACGCGACTGCTGCACCTGTGGGTGCCGATGCTGGTCGTGAGCGTCTGGATGTTCATCGACCCGTCGAGGCCGTGGGTGCCCGCCCTGGTGCTCGTCCCGCTCGGCCTGCTCCCGGCCGTGCGCACCGGCGAGGGGGTACAGGCGCGGCTGCTGCTCCTGCCCGGCGACCGCGACCCCGGCCTCTCCGTGGCGCCGTCGGCGACCTGGCGGGACCGGCTGCGTACGGTGCTGTGGCTGGAGGCCAGGATGGCCCTCGGCGCGGTGGCGCTGTTCGCGTGCGTGTGGCTGCCCTCCCTGGTCTACGACCTGGCCGTCGGCGCGGGCGGGCAGGCGTCGGACGACCTGCCTCTCCCCGGCGACCCGGTGCCCGGCTGGTGGCTCGCGCTGCTGATCCCCGTCCCCCTGCTCGTCCTGTACGGCGTCGTCGTCGGCCTGGGCGAGTTGGTCACCGCCGTCGCGCGGGGGCTGCTCGGCCCGTCGGCGGCCGAGCGGCTCGCCGCCCTGGAGGAGCGCACCGAGCAGTTGCTGGAGCGCAACCGGATCGCCCGGGAGCTGCACGACTCCATCGGGCACGCGCTGACGGTGGCGGTCGTGCAGGCGGGCGCGGCGCGGGCGGCGGGCGACGCGGACTTCACCGACCGGGCACTGGCGGCGATCGAGGACAGCGGCCGGTCGGCTCTCACGGACCTGGAGCGGGTCCTCGGCGTGCTGCGCGAGTCGGGGCGGCCGGTGAGCGAGAGGCCGACACTGACCGAGGCCGGCCGCCTGCTGGAGTCGGCGCGCGCGTCGGGCGCCGAGGTCGACGCCGAGCTGACCGGGCCTCTGGAGACGGTGCCGGGGCCGGTGTCGCGGGAGGGCTACCGCATCCTCCAGGAAGCGCTGACCAACGTGCTGCGGCATGCGGGAGCCGTCCCGGTGCGGGTCCGGGTGGGCGTCACGGACGACCTGCTGCACCTGGAGGTGCGCAATCCGCTGACCGCCCGCATACCCGGCCCCAGCTCCGTTCGCGGGCGCGGCAGCGGGCTGCGCGGCATACGCGAGCGGGCGGCGCTGCTCGGCGGACGGGCGTCGACGGGGCCGGACGAGGGCGACTGGCAGGTGCGGGCGGAGCTTCCGCTGCGCTGA
- a CDS encoding GNAT family N-acetyltransferase has product MHHWRRDVVELAALFTAVTVADGVANLVGHGPGGPVLLAVSAAVLVATAGFHTWWARRHGHAPPTGDTDARPRSEEPQAGPSGFPSGVTEECALWRMRTTVKDAPGSLAALCVALAGHKVDILSLQTHPLGEDTVDEFLLRAPGSLAAAEITRALALAGGSGTWIERADAHDLVDAPTRVLGLATRTALDPAELPLALRQLLGRCTIRSLPATAGSSGRGPEGVPVEGVLEDTVLRLRAPEGGVITVERPYLPFTPTEFARARALVELDARLGARVPRGQDVLTLPEGDDITVRRADADDLEAAKAMHERCSARTLAMRYHGPVGDADRYLGHLLSPRFGRTLAVQTPSGRVVGLGHLLWDGDETEVALLIEDQWQRRGVGAELLGRLVAMAVEAGCDSVYAVTQAANTGMVAAMRGLGLPLDYQIEEGTLVITARLEKGAARETSQRHGERVTRD; this is encoded by the coding sequence GTGCACCACTGGCGGCGGGACGTGGTGGAGCTCGCCGCGCTCTTCACGGCCGTCACGGTGGCCGACGGGGTGGCGAACCTGGTGGGGCACGGCCCCGGCGGTCCGGTGCTGCTGGCCGTCTCCGCCGCCGTACTCGTCGCCACGGCCGGGTTCCACACGTGGTGGGCACGCCGCCACGGTCACGCGCCGCCGACGGGCGATACCGACGCCCGGCCACGCTCCGAGGAGCCGCAGGCCGGGCCGTCCGGGTTCCCCTCCGGGGTCACCGAGGAGTGCGCGCTGTGGCGGATGCGGACGACGGTGAAGGACGCCCCGGGGTCGCTGGCCGCACTGTGCGTGGCGCTCGCCGGCCACAAGGTGGACATCCTGAGCCTGCAGACGCACCCGCTGGGCGAGGACACGGTGGACGAGTTCCTGCTGCGGGCCCCCGGGTCCCTCGCGGCGGCCGAGATCACCCGCGCCCTCGCGCTGGCGGGCGGCTCGGGCACCTGGATCGAGCGGGCGGACGCCCACGATCTGGTGGACGCGCCGACCCGGGTCCTGGGCCTGGCCACCCGCACCGCCCTCGACCCGGCCGAACTTCCCCTCGCGCTGCGGCAGTTGCTGGGCCGTTGCACGATCCGCTCGCTGCCCGCCACGGCCGGGAGCAGCGGCCGGGGGCCGGAGGGCGTGCCCGTGGAGGGCGTGCTGGAGGACACCGTGCTGCGGCTGCGGGCGCCTGAGGGCGGAGTGATCACGGTGGAGCGGCCGTACCTGCCGTTCACCCCGACCGAGTTCGCACGCGCGCGTGCCCTCGTGGAGCTCGACGCCCGGCTCGGGGCGCGGGTCCCGCGCGGCCAGGACGTGCTGACGCTGCCCGAGGGCGACGACATCACCGTGCGCCGGGCCGACGCGGATGACCTGGAGGCGGCGAAGGCGATGCACGAGCGGTGCTCGGCGCGCACGCTCGCAATGCGCTACCACGGGCCCGTCGGCGACGCCGACCGCTACCTCGGCCACCTGCTCAGCCCCCGCTTCGGCCGCACGCTGGCCGTGCAGACGCCGTCCGGCCGCGTCGTCGGCCTCGGCCACCTGCTGTGGGACGGCGACGAGACGGAGGTCGCGCTGCTGATCGAGGACCAGTGGCAGCGCCGCGGCGTCGGCGCCGAACTGCTCGGCCGGCTGGTCGCGATGGCCGTCGAGGCGGGCTGCGACAGCGTGTACGCCGTGACACAGGCCGCCAACACCGGCATGGTCGCCGCCATGCGCGGCCTCGGCCTGCCCCTCGACTACCAGATCGAGGAGGGGACGCTCGTGATCACCGCCCGCCTGGAGAAGGGCGCGGCGCGCGAGACGTCCCAGCGGCACGGGGAGCGCGTCACGCGCGACTGA
- a CDS encoding GntR family transcriptional regulator — protein sequence MGTTQLESVPEPKYWHLKTVLSEALDSEFTVGEILPNERELAARFGVARATLRQALEQLELEGRLHRRRGVGTTVAPPRMGVAVGSEQQVWPGTGDDTWQAVDCTLAAPPAAVATALETPRDHAVHIVRRSRVSHGQPVAAELLYVPRTSVPDLPAIDAPSETARARAVLRELQRLELQGQDRAVELGSARAADARELDRLPGAPVLVVTTRFFAEGRTAALSVATYRADTCRLTFGASGGVEIHHGPAQQAS from the coding sequence GTGGGGACCACGCAACTGGAATCGGTACCGGAACCGAAGTACTGGCATCTCAAGACCGTGCTCAGCGAGGCACTCGACTCCGAATTCACGGTGGGCGAGATCCTGCCCAACGAGCGCGAGCTGGCCGCCCGTTTCGGCGTCGCCCGCGCGACGCTCCGTCAGGCGCTGGAGCAGCTCGAACTGGAGGGCCGGCTGCACCGCCGCCGGGGCGTCGGCACCACCGTCGCGCCGCCGCGGATGGGCGTCGCCGTCGGCAGCGAGCAGCAGGTCTGGCCGGGCACCGGCGACGACACCTGGCAGGCAGTGGACTGCACGCTCGCGGCACCGCCCGCGGCCGTCGCCACCGCCCTGGAGACCCCACGCGACCACGCCGTGCACATCGTGCGCCGCTCGCGGGTCTCGCACGGCCAGCCCGTCGCCGCGGAACTGCTCTACGTCCCCCGGACGTCGGTGCCCGACCTGCCCGCGATCGACGCCCCGTCCGAGACGGCACGCGCGCGTGCGGTGCTGCGCGAACTGCAGCGCCTGGAACTCCAGGGCCAGGACCGCGCCGTGGAGCTGGGCTCGGCCCGCGCGGCCGACGCCAGGGAACTCGACCGGCTCCCCGGCGCGCCCGTCCTCGTCGTCACCACCCGGTTCTTCGCCGAGGGCCGCACAGCGGCGCTCTCCGTCGCGACGTACCGCGCGGACACCTGCCGGTTGACGTTCGGCGCGTCCGGCGGCGTGGAGATACATCACGGCCCGGCGCAGCAGGCGTCCTGA
- a CDS encoding ABC transporter ATP-binding protein, with amino-acid sequence MTSIDVHDLTKVYGPRRAVDRLTFSVRAGRVTGFLGPNGAGKSSTLRLVLGLDRPTSGTARIGGQAYPTLREPLRHVGALLDAQAAHGSRTGRDHLRALAASNRIPVRRADEVLAETGLAPAARRRVKTYSLGMRQRLGIAAALLGDPAVVLLDEPSNGLDPEGIVWLRGLLRRLAAEGRTVFVSSHLMNETASLADHLVVLGRGRLLADTPMRDFIDARVQPRVRIRTTDPTALQNVLARHGHHAVEHPDGHWSVHHARVDDIGRLLSADGVPLLELTTEEGTLEQAYLDLTAADAEFAAQQHQEA; translated from the coding sequence ATGACCAGCATCGACGTCCACGACCTCACCAAGGTGTACGGCCCCCGGCGGGCCGTGGACCGCCTCACCTTCAGCGTGCGGGCCGGCCGCGTCACCGGTTTCCTCGGCCCGAACGGCGCGGGCAAGTCCAGCACCCTGCGTCTTGTCCTCGGCCTCGACCGTCCCACCTCGGGCACCGCCCGCATCGGCGGGCAGGCCTACCCCACCCTCCGCGAACCCCTGCGGCACGTCGGCGCCCTGCTCGACGCACAGGCCGCGCACGGCTCCCGGACCGGCCGCGACCACCTCCGCGCCCTGGCAGCGAGCAACCGCATCCCCGTCCGCCGGGCCGACGAGGTGCTGGCGGAGACCGGGCTCGCCCCGGCCGCGCGCCGCCGGGTGAAGACCTACTCCCTGGGCATGCGCCAACGCCTCGGCATCGCCGCCGCCCTGCTCGGCGACCCGGCGGTGGTGCTCCTCGACGAGCCGTCCAACGGGCTCGACCCCGAAGGCATCGTCTGGCTCCGCGGGTTGCTCAGGCGGCTGGCCGCGGAAGGCCGCACCGTGTTCGTCTCCAGCCACCTCATGAACGAGACCGCGTCCCTCGCCGACCACCTCGTCGTCCTTGGCCGGGGCCGCCTGCTGGCCGACACCCCGATGCGGGACTTCATCGACGCGCGCGTGCAGCCACGCGTACGCATCCGTACGACCGACCCGACCGCGCTGCAGAACGTCCTCGCCCGCCACGGCCACCACGCTGTGGAACACCCCGACGGGCACTGGAGCGTGCACCACGCGCGCGTGGACGACATCGGCCGCCTTCTGTCCGCCGACGGAGTCCCCCTGCTCGAACTGACCACGGAGGAAGGCACGCTGGAGCAGGCCTACCTCGACCTGACCGCCGCCGACGCCGAGTTCGCGGCCCAGCAGCACCAGGAGGCCTGA
- a CDS encoding ROK family transcriptional regulator, whose product MGQLTGGDPSLLRRINSAVVLHALRAADCATLTEITRVTGLSRPTVEGVVEDLTAAGLVVEQAAEEGAARRQGRPARRYRFRAEAGHLLGLEIGSHRVAALLSDLDGRLLGAQAKDVDERAPADERLERLRTAVAELLRRSGVPRSSLRAVGVATPGIVEADGTIRLGTALPEWTGLRLGERLSRSFKCPVLVENDANAAAVAEHWKGSATESDDVVFVLAGLSPGAGSLIGGRLHRGYGGAAGEIGALHLLGREVTPETLLSTTDEPLHPLDEQAVATVFARAREGDQGARAAVDRFIQRLVHDVAALVLALDPELVVVGGWAVGLDGVLEPLRQELARYCLRPPKVALSLLGEAAVATGALRLALDHVEEQLFAVDRTVTARR is encoded by the coding sequence TTGGGGCAGCTGACCGGCGGGGATCCCTCGCTGTTGCGAAGGATCAATTCCGCGGTGGTGCTGCACGCGCTGCGTGCCGCGGACTGCGCGACGCTCACGGAGATCACCCGGGTGACGGGGCTGTCCCGGCCGACCGTCGAGGGGGTCGTCGAGGACCTCACGGCGGCGGGGCTCGTCGTCGAGCAGGCGGCCGAGGAGGGCGCCGCGCGGCGGCAGGGGCGGCCCGCGCGGCGGTACCGGTTCCGGGCGGAGGCCGGGCATCTGCTGGGTCTGGAGATCGGGTCGCACCGGGTGGCCGCCCTGCTGTCCGACCTGGACGGCCGGCTGCTGGGCGCGCAGGCCAAGGACGTCGACGAGCGGGCCCCGGCGGACGAGCGGCTGGAGCGGCTGCGCACGGCGGTCGCCGAACTGCTGCGCCGGTCCGGTGTGCCGCGCAGCTCGCTGCGGGCGGTGGGGGTCGCCACGCCCGGCATCGTCGAGGCGGACGGGACCATACGGCTGGGCACGGCGCTGCCGGAGTGGACGGGGCTGCGGCTGGGCGAGCGGCTGAGCCGTTCCTTCAAGTGTCCGGTGCTGGTGGAGAACGACGCCAACGCGGCGGCCGTGGCCGAGCACTGGAAGGGGTCGGCCACCGAGTCCGACGACGTCGTGTTCGTGCTGGCCGGGCTCAGCCCGGGCGCCGGCTCGCTGATCGGGGGGCGGCTGCACCGGGGGTACGGCGGGGCGGCCGGGGAGATCGGCGCGCTGCATCTGCTGGGCCGGGAGGTGACCCCGGAGACGCTGCTGTCCACGACGGACGAGCCGCTGCATCCGCTGGACGAGCAGGCCGTCGCGACGGTGTTCGCGCGGGCGCGCGAGGGCGACCAGGGGGCCCGGGCGGCCGTGGACCGCTTCATCCAGCGGCTGGTCCACGACGTGGCCGCGCTGGTCCTGGCGCTCGACCCTGAGCTGGTCGTGGTCGGCGGCTGGGCGGTCGGTCTCGACGGCGTGCTGGAGCCGCTGCGGCAGGAGTTGGCGCGCTACTGTCTGCGGCCGCCGAAGGTGGCCCTGTCGCTGCTCGGCGAGGCGGCGGTGGCGACGGGGGCGCTGCGGCTCGCCCTCGACCATGTGGAGGAGCAGTTGTTCGCGGTGGACAGGACGGTGACGGCCCGGCGGTGA